In Methanosarcina siciliae T4/M, one genomic interval encodes:
- a CDS encoding polyprenyl synthetase family protein codes for MMLIDEIKKRSSHVDAAIDELLPVTRPEELYKASRYLVEAGGKRLRPAVLILAAEAVGSDLKSVLPAAVAVELVHNFTLVHDDIMDKDNIRRGIPAVHVKWGEAGAILAGDTLYSKAFEILSKVENDPSRILKCMNVLSKTCTEICEGQWLDMDFEKRDRVTELEYIEMVEKKTSVLYAAAAKIGALLGGASDEVAEAMFEYGRLIGIGFQMYDDVLDMVAPEEVLGKVRGSDLMEGKHTLIVIDSFGKGVKLDIFGKGEATLEETEAAVRTLTECGSIDYVKNLAISYIYQGKEKLDVLRDCPEKELLLQIADYMIAREY; via the coding sequence ATGATGCTTATTGATGAGATCAAAAAGAGAAGTTCCCATGTTGATGCTGCAATTGATGAATTGCTTCCGGTAACCCGTCCGGAGGAGCTGTACAAAGCTTCTCGCTATCTAGTGGAAGCCGGCGGAAAGCGCCTTCGGCCAGCGGTTCTGATCCTGGCAGCAGAAGCTGTTGGCTCCGATCTCAAGTCCGTTTTGCCTGCAGCTGTGGCAGTGGAGCTTGTACATAATTTCACCCTGGTACATGACGACATTATGGATAAGGACAATATCCGCAGAGGAATACCTGCAGTCCATGTCAAATGGGGTGAAGCCGGAGCTATCCTTGCCGGAGATACTCTTTACTCCAAAGCTTTCGAGATCCTCTCAAAGGTCGAAAACGATCCGTCAAGGATTTTAAAGTGCATGAATGTTCTCTCAAAGACCTGTACCGAAATCTGCGAAGGCCAGTGGCTTGATATGGACTTCGAAAAAAGAGATAGGGTAACTGAACTTGAATATATCGAGATGGTGGAAAAAAAGACCTCTGTCCTTTACGCAGCCGCAGCCAAGATCGGAGCTCTTCTTGGAGGGGCCTCGGACGAGGTCGCCGAAGCTATGTTCGAATATGGGCGCCTTATAGGGATCGGTTTCCAGATGTACGATGATGTCTTGGACATGGTTGCTCCTGAAGAAGTGTTAGGAAAGGTTCGGGGCAGTGACCTTATGGAAGGAAAGCATACCCTCATTGTTATTGACTCCTTCGGCAAAGGTGTAAAACTGGACATCTTCGGAAAAGGAGAAGCTACCCTGGAAGAAACCGAGGCTGCCGTTAGGACTCTGACCGAATGCGGATCAATCGATTACGTGAAAAATCTTGCAATCTCATATATATATCAGGGAAAAGAAAAACTGGATGTCCTCAGAGATTGTCCTGAAAAAGAACTTCTCCTCCAGATTGCCGACTATATGATTGCAAGGGAATACTGA
- the rpsB gene encoding 30S ribosomal protein S2 — protein sequence MEEIEQTGQEETGAQPMPEEDVVAEAKTAPEKEAAVKTGSIPSESEDETASHKEGSTSLVSIDEYLAAGVHIGTQQKTQDMMRFVYRVRTDGLYVLDIQSTDERVRVASKLLSHYDSSRILVVSSRQYGQHPARMFSRALGTKAMLGRFIPGSLTNPQIHGFFEPDVIIVTDPAGDAQVLKEASSIGVPVVALCDTNNLTSNVDLVIPTNNKGRKALSLVYWLLAREVSRLNDTPFNYELTDFETPL from the coding sequence ATGGAGGAAATTGAGCAGACAGGGCAGGAGGAAACCGGAGCACAGCCTATGCCTGAAGAAGATGTTGTGGCTGAAGCAAAAACTGCACCTGAAAAGGAAGCCGCAGTAAAGACCGGATCTATACCTTCAGAATCGGAGGATGAAACTGCTTCTCACAAAGAGGGGTCCACATCCCTCGTATCCATTGACGAGTACCTGGCAGCAGGTGTTCACATCGGTACACAGCAGAAAACTCAGGATATGATGCGTTTCGTATACAGGGTCAGAACTGACGGGTTATACGTCCTTGATATCCAGTCCACAGACGAAAGGGTCAGAGTTGCATCCAAATTGCTTTCTCACTATGACTCATCCAGAATTCTTGTAGTATCTTCAAGGCAGTATGGGCAGCACCCTGCAAGAATGTTCTCAAGAGCACTCGGTACAAAGGCAATGCTCGGAAGGTTTATCCCGGGTTCCCTTACAAACCCTCAGATCCACGGTTTCTTTGAGCCGGATGTTATTATCGTAACCGATCCGGCCGGGGATGCCCAGGTACTGAAGGAAGCTTCAAGCATCGGGGTACCTGTTGTAGCACTCTGTGACACCAACAACCTGACCTCAAACGTGGACCTCGTAATCCCGACAAACAACAAGGGTAGAAAAGCCCTTTCTCTTGTCTACTGGTTACTCGCAAGGGAAGTCTCAAGACTCAATGACACTCCCTTCAATTACGAGTTGACCGACTTCGAAACTCCGCTCTGA
- a CDS encoding Gar1/Naf1 family protein has translation MKRLGTVLHRSGHRNLIIRGDEVRPDNVSGSLPKLNSVVVDKALNRIGTIASVFGPVNHPYFFVKGFKRIPDSETRALVNERVYIR, from the coding sequence ATGAAACGACTCGGTACCGTGCTGCACAGGTCAGGTCATAGAAACCTGATAATTAGAGGGGATGAGGTAAGACCCGATAACGTCTCAGGTAGTCTTCCTAAGTTGAATTCGGTTGTTGTTGACAAAGCCCTGAATCGGATTGGCACAATTGCCAGTGTCTTTGGACCCGTAAACCATCCATATTTTTTTGTGAAGGGCTTTAAGCGAATTCCTGATTCGGAAACTCGGGCTCTCGTTAATGAAAGGGTCTATATTCGGTGA
- the fni gene encoding type 2 isopentenyl-diphosphate Delta-isomerase: MINTTSRRKIEHLKLCAESPVEARGVNAGFEDVTLIHRALPELNMDELDLSVDFLGKGMQAPFLIASITGGHPDTLPVNAALAAAAEELGVGIGVGSQRAAIDDPAQEDSFRVVRDKAPGAFVYGNVGAAQIRQYGVEGVEKLIEMIDADALAIHLNFLQEAIQPEGDRDATGCLDMIAEICSVLKTPVIVKETGAGVSREDAILLHKAGVSAIDVGGVGGTSWAGVEVYRAKESKDSVSERLGELFWDFGIPTVASLIESRVSLPLIATGGVRTGLDIAKSLALGASAASAALPFVGPSLEGRESVVKVLSRMLDEFRAAMFLCGCANIKALHNSPVVVTGWTLEYLEQRGFDVKDYSLPKNGL, translated from the coding sequence ATGATCAATACTACCTCAAGGCGAAAGATAGAACACCTGAAGCTCTGTGCGGAAAGCCCGGTTGAGGCCAGGGGAGTCAATGCGGGTTTTGAGGATGTGACCCTGATTCACAGGGCACTTCCAGAATTAAACATGGATGAGCTTGACCTTTCTGTGGACTTCCTTGGAAAAGGGATGCAAGCCCCGTTTTTAATTGCATCCATTACGGGGGGGCACCCAGATACCCTTCCAGTCAATGCTGCCCTTGCGGCTGCAGCCGAAGAGCTGGGAGTCGGGATAGGGGTTGGCAGCCAGAGGGCTGCAATCGATGATCCTGCTCAGGAAGACTCTTTCAGGGTTGTCAGGGACAAAGCTCCTGGTGCTTTTGTCTACGGAAACGTGGGGGCTGCCCAGATCCGCCAGTACGGGGTTGAAGGGGTAGAAAAACTCATCGAAATGATTGATGCCGATGCCCTTGCTATTCACCTTAATTTCTTACAGGAAGCCATCCAGCCCGAAGGGGATAGGGATGCTACCGGCTGCCTGGATATGATTGCTGAAATCTGTTCGGTGCTCAAAACCCCCGTGATTGTGAAAGAGACGGGGGCAGGCGTTTCCAGGGAAGATGCCATTCTCCTGCATAAAGCCGGAGTCTCTGCAATTGATGTAGGTGGAGTAGGGGGCACCAGCTGGGCAGGAGTTGAGGTCTACAGGGCAAAAGAAAGCAAGGACTCGGTCTCTGAACGCCTCGGGGAACTTTTCTGGGACTTTGGAATCCCTACTGTTGCCAGTTTAATTGAATCAAGGGTTTCTCTCCCTCTTATCGCAACAGGTGGGGTAAGGACAGGGCTTGATATCGCAAAATCCCTCGCTCTTGGAGCCAGTGCGGCAAGTGCAGCCCTGCCTTTTGTAGGCCCTTCGCTTGAAGGCAGAGAATCTGTTGTCAAGGTCCTCTCCCGCATGCTGGATGAATTCAGGGCTGCAATGTTTCTTTGCGGTTGTGCAAACATCAAGGCCCTGCATAATTCCCCTGTTGTTGTTACCGGATGGACCCTCGAATACCTTGAGCAGCGCGGTTTTGATGTTAAAGACTATTCTCTGCCCAAAAATGGGCTTTAA
- a CDS encoding isopentenyl phosphate kinase has translation MNVSTEPVILKLGGSAITDKGAFEGVVKEEALLRIAREVSGFRGKMIIVHGAGSFGHTYAKKYGLDRNFDPEGSIITHESVKKLSSRVVEALNGFGVRAIAVHPMGCTVCRNGRIESMYLEGIKLMLEKGFVPVLHGDVVMDLKLGTCILSGDQIVPYLAKELGITRLGLGSAEDGVLDRDGKPVPEITPENFEEFRQCIGGSGSTDVTGGMLGKVLELLELSKNSSITSYIFNAGKADNIYRFLNGESIGTRISPDKRV, from the coding sequence ATGAACGTTTCAACCGAACCTGTTATCCTTAAACTCGGAGGCAGCGCCATTACCGATAAAGGCGCATTTGAAGGGGTTGTAAAAGAGGAGGCCCTTCTCAGGATTGCGCGGGAAGTTTCAGGCTTCCGGGGCAAAATGATTATTGTACATGGAGCTGGCTCTTTCGGGCATACCTATGCCAAAAAATACGGGCTTGATAGGAATTTTGACCCTGAGGGGTCAATTATAACGCACGAATCCGTAAAAAAACTCTCCTCAAGGGTCGTGGAAGCTCTGAACGGTTTCGGAGTGCGGGCTATTGCTGTTCATCCTATGGGCTGCACTGTTTGCAGAAACGGGAGGATAGAGAGCATGTACCTTGAAGGCATAAAGCTCATGCTCGAAAAAGGCTTTGTCCCTGTCCTGCACGGAGATGTTGTTATGGACCTCAAACTCGGAACCTGCATCCTTTCGGGCGACCAGATCGTTCCCTACCTGGCAAAGGAACTCGGGATCACACGGCTCGGGCTGGGATCGGCTGAAGACGGGGTGCTTGATAGGGATGGAAAGCCTGTACCTGAGATCACTCCTGAAAACTTTGAGGAATTCAGGCAGTGTATCGGGGGTTCTGGAAGTACGGATGTTACGGGAGGAATGCTCGGAAAGGTTCTGGAACTCCTGGAACTTAGCAAAAATTCTAGTATTACTTCCTATATATTCAATGCAGGAAAAGCGGATAACATTTACAGGTTCTTAAATGGGGAATCCATAGGGACCAGGATCAGTCCGGATAAAAGGGTATGA
- the ppdK gene encoding pyruvate, phosphate dikinase, with amino-acid sequence MSKFVYFFGKDVTDGKSSMKDLLGGKGANLAEMANLGVPVPPGFTITTEVCVLYLKGNKYPEEVLSQVGEAIDKLEALNGKKLGNPEDPLLVSVRSGARVSMPGMMDTVLNLGLTDKSVIGLANKVNDERFAYDCYRRFIAMFGDVVLGVEFRKFDSLIDDKKKELGVKSDTELDSKALKELAERFKEVIKLEKGFEFPQDPKVQLQMAIDAVFDSWNNQRAITYRKLNNIDDSWGTAVNVQTMVYGNRGNTSGTGVAFTRNPSTGEKKFFGEYLINAQGEDVVAGIRTPDFIATLGDKIPEAYAQLVDICQKLEAHFKDMQDIEFTIQEGKLYMLQTRTGKRTAAAAVKIATDMVEEGLIDKETAVNRVQAEHIDLLLHPRIDPEAKLEVIAKGLPASPGAAVGKVVFTAEAAEEMAEVGEKTILVRTETSPEDIGGMAAAQGVLTVRGGMTSHAAVVGRGMGKPCVVGCGEISIDIKNALFMVNGFTIKEHDYITIDGSVGSVIIGKIDLIDAEINDDLKKILTWADEIRTLGVRTNADNPADSALARELGAEGIGLCRTEHMFFGEERIPAVREMIMSEDEKARKKALNKLLPMQKEDFLGIFRIMEGLPVTIRLLDPPLHEFLPDKEELDEKLRELETSGDCGKIDEVKKVIQRVISLKELNPMLGHRGCRLGITYPEIYNMQVRAIMEAACELTAEGLEVVPEIMIPLVGLVKELSLSKEEVCKTAETVMAEKGMKIDYKVGTMIELPRATIVADQIAREADFFSFGTNDLTQTTFGFSRDDVSKFVPIYQKAGILEHDPFAVLDQEGVGELMKIGIQKGRSVKPKLKMGICGEHGGEPRSITFAHRIGIDYVSCSPYRVPIARLVAAQSTMEMRNSK; translated from the coding sequence TTGTCCAAGTTCGTATATTTTTTTGGAAAGGATGTAACTGATGGCAAGAGTAGTATGAAAGACCTGCTTGGAGGTAAGGGTGCAAACCTTGCCGAGATGGCAAATCTCGGAGTCCCCGTACCACCAGGTTTTACAATAACAACCGAAGTCTGTGTACTTTATCTAAAGGGAAATAAATATCCTGAAGAAGTGCTCAGCCAGGTAGGAGAAGCAATTGATAAACTGGAAGCCTTAAACGGCAAAAAGCTGGGAAATCCCGAAGATCCGTTGCTGGTCTCAGTAAGATCTGGTGCCAGGGTGTCCATGCCAGGAATGATGGACACGGTTCTGAATCTTGGACTTACGGATAAATCCGTAATCGGGCTCGCAAATAAAGTCAATGACGAAAGATTCGCTTATGACTGTTACCGAAGATTTATCGCCATGTTTGGGGACGTGGTGCTTGGAGTTGAATTCAGGAAATTCGATTCCTTAATCGATGACAAAAAAAAGGAACTTGGGGTAAAGTCCGACACGGAGCTTGATTCAAAAGCATTAAAAGAATTGGCAGAAAGATTCAAGGAAGTTATCAAACTCGAAAAAGGATTTGAGTTTCCCCAGGATCCGAAGGTTCAGCTTCAGATGGCAATTGATGCTGTTTTTGATTCATGGAATAACCAGAGAGCCATCACCTACAGGAAGCTTAACAACATTGACGACAGCTGGGGCACAGCAGTCAATGTTCAGACCATGGTCTACGGGAACAGAGGAAACACCTCAGGTACAGGCGTTGCTTTTACAAGAAACCCATCTACAGGCGAAAAGAAGTTCTTCGGAGAATACCTCATCAACGCCCAGGGCGAAGATGTGGTAGCCGGGATAAGAACCCCGGACTTTATTGCCACTCTCGGAGACAAAATTCCGGAAGCCTATGCCCAGCTTGTAGACATCTGCCAGAAACTTGAAGCCCACTTCAAGGACATGCAGGACATAGAGTTTACCATTCAGGAAGGAAAACTCTACATGCTTCAGACCAGAACCGGAAAGCGCACAGCTGCTGCAGCCGTAAAGATTGCAACCGACATGGTCGAAGAAGGACTCATAGACAAAGAAACCGCCGTAAACAGGGTTCAAGCCGAACACATTGACCTGCTTCTGCACCCGAGGATTGACCCCGAAGCAAAGCTCGAAGTAATTGCAAAAGGGCTTCCCGCATCTCCCGGAGCCGCTGTAGGAAAGGTAGTATTTACCGCCGAAGCTGCCGAAGAGATGGCAGAGGTAGGCGAAAAGACAATTCTTGTCCGTACTGAGACTTCTCCGGAAGACATCGGAGGCATGGCAGCTGCGCAGGGGGTACTTACTGTGCGCGGTGGAATGACATCTCACGCCGCAGTAGTAGGGAGAGGCATGGGTAAACCCTGTGTTGTGGGCTGTGGAGAAATCTCAATCGACATAAAGAACGCCCTCTTCATGGTAAACGGTTTCACCATCAAAGAACATGACTATATTACAATTGACGGAAGTGTCGGAAGCGTCATCATCGGGAAAATAGACCTGATTGATGCAGAGATAAATGACGACCTGAAAAAGATCCTCACCTGGGCTGACGAGATCAGGACCCTCGGAGTCAGGACAAACGCCGACAACCCGGCTGATTCCGCCCTTGCCCGCGAGCTCGGGGCAGAAGGTATCGGGCTTTGCAGGACAGAGCACATGTTCTTCGGAGAAGAAAGGATTCCTGCAGTCAGGGAAATGATTATGTCAGAAGACGAGAAGGCCAGGAAGAAAGCCCTCAATAAACTGCTCCCCATGCAGAAAGAAGACTTCCTCGGAATCTTTCGTATCATGGAAGGCCTGCCTGTAACCATAAGGCTCCTTGACCCGCCTCTGCACGAATTCCTTCCGGATAAAGAAGAACTGGATGAGAAACTCAGGGAACTTGAAACCTCCGGAGACTGCGGAAAGATCGATGAGGTAAAGAAAGTTATCCAGCGTGTGATTTCCCTCAAGGAATTAAACCCCATGCTCGGACACAGAGGATGCAGGCTCGGGATCACCTATCCTGAGATCTACAACATGCAGGTGCGTGCAATCATGGAAGCTGCCTGTGAACTTACGGCCGAAGGATTGGAAGTAGTCCCTGAAATAATGATTCCGCTCGTAGGCCTTGTAAAAGAGCTCTCACTCTCCAAGGAGGAAGTCTGCAAGACGGCAGAAACAGTAATGGCTGAAAAAGGCATGAAGATCGACTACAAAGTAGGAACTATGATCGAACTTCCCAGAGCTACAATCGTCGCAGACCAGATTGCACGGGAAGCTGATTTCTTCTCCTTTGGGACAAATGACCTGACCCAGACAACCTTCGGGTTCAGCAGGGACGATGTATCCAAATTTGTGCCTATTTACCAGAAGGCAGGCATCCTTGAACACGACCCCTTTGCAGTTCTGGACCAGGAAGGCGTTGGCGAGCTCATGAAGATAGGCATACAGAAAGGCCGCTCAGTCAAACCCAAACTCAAGATGGGAATCTGCGGAGAACACGGCGGAGAACCGAGGTCCATTACCTTCGCTCACCGGATAGGTATCGATTATGTGAGCTGCTCCCCATATAGAGTCCCGATTGCAAGACTTGTAGCTGCGCAGAGCACGATGGAAATGAGAAACTCAAAATAA
- a CDS encoding mevalonate kinase: MVSCSAPGKIYLFGEHAVVYGETAIACAVELRTRVRAEFNSSIIIRSQIGKTGLDFEKHPYVSAVIEKMRELASINGVFLTVDSDIPVGSGLGSSAAVTIASIGALNELCGCGLSPEEIAKLGHEIEIKVQGAASPTDTYVSTFGGVVTIPERRKLKTPDCGIVIGDTGVFSSTKELVANVRQLRESYPDLIGPLMESIGKISRIGESLVLSGDYASIGRLMNVNQGLLDALGVNILELSSLIYSARAAGALGAKITGAGGGGCMVALTPPQKSSQVAEAIAKAGGKVTITRPTEQGLKVDRA, translated from the coding sequence ATGGTTTCATGTTCTGCACCCGGGAAAATCTATCTTTTCGGAGAGCATGCGGTTGTTTATGGAGAAACCGCGATAGCATGTGCGGTAGAGTTGAGAACCCGGGTGAGGGCAGAGTTTAACAGCTCCATAATTATCCGGTCCCAGATTGGGAAAACAGGGCTTGATTTTGAAAAACACCCTTATGTTTCTGCAGTTATTGAGAAAATGAGGGAGCTTGCTTCCATAAATGGCGTTTTTTTGACGGTTGATTCCGATATCCCTGTGGGTTCAGGGCTCGGTTCGTCTGCTGCGGTAACGATTGCAAGCATAGGTGCTCTCAATGAACTTTGTGGCTGTGGGCTCTCCCCTGAAGAGATTGCAAAACTGGGGCATGAAATCGAGATAAAAGTCCAGGGGGCAGCAAGCCCGACCGATACATATGTGTCCACTTTCGGGGGAGTAGTCACCATCCCGGAACGGAGAAAGTTAAAAACCCCCGACTGTGGAATCGTAATAGGGGATACAGGTGTTTTTTCTTCTACAAAAGAGCTTGTGGCAAATGTCAGGCAGCTTCGTGAAAGTTATCCCGATCTGATAGGTCCTCTTATGGAGTCGATTGGCAAAATCTCCCGGATCGGGGAATCCCTTGTACTTTCAGGAGACTATGCTTCCATTGGCAGGCTTATGAATGTGAACCAGGGCCTGCTTGATGCGCTTGGGGTAAATATCCTTGAGCTTTCAAGTTTAATCTATTCGGCAAGAGCAGCAGGAGCTTTAGGGGCAAAAATCACGGGAGCCGGCGGTGGTGGCTGTATGGTTGCCCTTACGCCCCCTCAAAAGTCTTCACAGGTAGCTGAAGCTATTGCAAAGGCAGGAGGCAAGGTCACCATTACAAGACCCACGGAACAGGGGTTGAAGGTTGACCGAGCCTGA
- a CDS encoding RNase J family beta-CASP ribonuclease, with product MTEIGIVAVGGYNEMGRNMTAIIIGEDIVILDMGLRLDRVQIHEDVEIDKMHSLELIEMGAIPDDTIMKEINGTVRAIVCTHGHLDHIGAIPKLAHRYNAPILATPYTAAIIKQQIESERKFEVCNRVIPLQAGGTYQVTEDVSIEFIRVQHSIIDCVLAAVHTPAGAVLYACDFKLDRTPTMGEAPDFERFKSLGKEGVIAMITESTNAGRSGKTPSEQIAKDMVRDVLLGTEESDVGMIITTFASHISRLKAIIEAAEEMGRIPVLMGRSMERYVGAARDIGYLELPSNVEIYGMRRDVDRAFKRIMQDGKNKYLPIVTGHQGEPGSILVRVANGETPYTIEPGDKIIFSANVIPSPMTQANRYALETKLKMKGGRIYDNVHVSGHAYREDHWELLRMVNPEHVIPAHGDMEMHGHYIEMAEDAGYVLGDTVHLLRNGEVLYIEE from the coding sequence ATGACTGAAATAGGTATTGTTGCAGTCGGCGGTTATAACGAAATGGGCCGCAATATGACTGCAATCATTATTGGTGAGGATATTGTCATTCTGGATATGGGGCTCAGGCTTGACCGGGTTCAAATTCATGAAGATGTTGAAATTGACAAGATGCATTCCCTTGAACTGATCGAAATGGGGGCAATTCCTGACGATACTATTATGAAAGAAATTAACGGGACTGTCAGGGCAATTGTATGTACCCACGGGCACCTTGACCACATAGGTGCAATCCCGAAGCTTGCCCACAGGTATAATGCCCCCATACTTGCCACCCCCTATACCGCAGCTATTATCAAACAGCAGATAGAGTCCGAGCGCAAGTTCGAGGTCTGCAACAGGGTCATCCCTTTACAGGCAGGCGGAACTTACCAGGTTACGGAAGATGTCTCCATAGAATTCATCCGGGTTCAGCACAGTATTATCGACTGTGTACTCGCAGCCGTGCACACCCCGGCAGGAGCAGTCCTTTATGCCTGTGATTTCAAGCTTGACAGGACTCCGACAATGGGGGAGGCTCCTGACTTTGAGCGTTTCAAGTCCCTCGGAAAGGAAGGGGTCATTGCAATGATCACTGAAAGCACAAACGCCGGGCGTTCAGGAAAGACTCCTTCGGAACAGATTGCAAAGGACATGGTCAGGGATGTACTGCTTGGGACCGAAGAGTCTGACGTGGGCATGATAATTACGACTTTTGCATCGCATATTTCCAGGCTCAAAGCAATTATCGAGGCTGCCGAAGAAATGGGTAGAATTCCGGTGCTTATGGGGCGTTCCATGGAACGCTATGTGGGTGCTGCCAGGGATATCGGCTACCTTGAACTCCCCTCCAATGTGGAGATTTACGGCATGAGAAGAGATGTCGACAGGGCATTCAAGCGCATCATGCAGGACGGCAAGAACAAGTATCTGCCCATTGTTACTGGGCACCAGGGAGAACCTGGCTCCATTCTCGTGAGGGTTGCAAATGGGGAAACGCCTTACACAATCGAACCCGGAGACAAGATCATTTTCTCAGCAAACGTAATCCCGAGCCCGATGACTCAGGCAAACCGTTATGCTCTTGAGACCAAACTCAAGATGAAGGGCGGTAGGATCTATGACAACGTCCATGTTTCAGGGCATGCATACAGGGAAGACCACTGGGAGCTTCTGCGCATGGTGAACCCCGAACATGTAATCCCTGCTCATGGAGATATGGAAATGCACGGGCACTACATCGAGATGGCGGAAGATGCGGGTTATGTACTCGGAGATACCGTACACCTGCTCCGAAACGGCGAAGTGTTATATATAGAAGAGTAA
- a CDS encoding transcription initiation factor IIB — protein MVEVERVRYSDTLEREKIRAMIKARKEKQKEQSFENEKAVCPECGSRNLVHDYERAELVCGDCGLVIDADFVDEGPEWRAFDHDQRMKRSRVGAPMTYTIHDKGLSTMIDWRNRDSYGKSISSKNRAQLYRLRKWQRRIRVSNATERNLAFALSELDRMASALGLPRTVRETAAVVYRKAVDKNLIRGRSIEGVAAAALYAACRQCSVPRTLDEIEEVSRVSRKEIGRTYRFISRELALKLMPTSPIDYVPRFCSGLNLKGEVQSKSVEILRQASEKELTSGRGPTGVAAAAIYIASILCGERRTQREVADVAGVTEVTIRNRYKELAEELDIEIIL, from the coding sequence ATGGTAGAAGTCGAAAGAGTTCGCTATTCGGACACTCTTGAAAGGGAAAAAATACGTGCCATGATTAAAGCTCGCAAAGAAAAGCAAAAAGAGCAAAGTTTTGAGAACGAAAAGGCCGTGTGTCCAGAATGCGGTAGCAGGAACCTTGTTCACGATTATGAGAGAGCTGAGCTCGTGTGTGGGGACTGCGGACTTGTCATCGATGCCGACTTTGTGGATGAAGGACCGGAATGGCGAGCTTTCGATCATGATCAGCGCATGAAGCGTTCCCGTGTGGGTGCGCCCATGACATATACAATACACGACAAAGGGCTTTCCACAATGATTGACTGGAGGAACCGTGATTCCTACGGAAAGTCTATCTCCTCCAAAAATCGTGCTCAGCTTTATCGTTTAAGAAAATGGCAGCGTAGAATTCGTGTAAGCAACGCAACGGAAAGAAACCTGGCTTTTGCCCTTTCCGAACTGGACAGAATGGCTTCTGCTCTTGGTCTGCCAAGAACTGTCAGGGAGACTGCAGCAGTTGTCTACAGAAAAGCTGTTGACAAGAACCTTATCCGTGGGCGCAGTATTGAAGGTGTAGCCGCAGCGGCTCTCTATGCAGCCTGCCGCCAGTGCAGTGTCCCGAGGACGCTTGATGAAATCGAAGAGGTATCAAGGGTTAGCAGAAAAGAAATCGGAAGGACTTACCGTTTCATTTCCAGAGAACTTGCCTTAAAACTCATGCCAACTTCCCCTATCGACTATGTCCCGAGGTTCTGCTCAGGGCTTAACCTGAAAGGAGAAGTCCAGTCAAAGAGCGTTGAGATTCTCAGGCAGGCTTCCGAAAAAGAACTCACAAGCGGAAGAGGGCCTACAGGAGTTGCCGCAGCTGCAATTTACATTGCATCCATTCTCTGTGGGGAGCGGAGGACTCAGCGCGAAGTCGCAGATGTTGCCGGGGTTACGGAAGTTACCATCAGGAACAGGTATAAGGAGCTTGCAGAAGAGTTGGATATCGAAATTATCCTCTAA
- a CDS encoding MEMO1 family protein yields MEMRQPAVAGQFYPLHCDNLEKELARCFEGLELRERNVFGAVCPHAGYVYSGKVAAHVYATLPEADTYILFGPNHTGYGSPLSLSRETWKTPLGTIDVDLELADGFLGSIVDADELGHTYEHSIEVQLPFLQYRFGRDFKILPICMGMQDADTAVEVGNLVANLVSESRKRVVIIASSDFTHYETAERAKETDSEIIDAILNLDVPGMYDSLYRRNASVCGYGPIAAMLSASQKLGGSRATLLKYANSGDVSGDMGAVVGYAAIIVE; encoded by the coding sequence TTGGAAATGAGACAGCCAGCAGTTGCAGGGCAGTTTTATCCTCTGCATTGTGATAATCTGGAAAAAGAGCTTGCGCGTTGTTTCGAAGGTCTGGAGCTCAGGGAACGAAACGTCTTTGGGGCGGTTTGCCCGCATGCCGGGTATGTCTATTCCGGGAAAGTAGCTGCACATGTTTATGCAACCCTCCCTGAAGCTGATACATATATCCTTTTCGGTCCCAACCACACTGGGTACGGTTCGCCGTTGTCATTATCCAGGGAAACGTGGAAAACTCCCCTGGGCACTATTGATGTTGACCTCGAACTTGCCGACGGATTTCTCGGGAGCATCGTTGATGCGGATGAACTGGGGCATACATACGAGCATTCTATTGAAGTCCAGCTTCCTTTCCTTCAGTACCGTTTCGGACGGGACTTTAAAATTCTTCCAATCTGCATGGGCATGCAGGACGCAGATACGGCAGTTGAGGTGGGAAACCTTGTTGCGAACCTTGTTTCCGAAAGCAGGAAACGTGTTGTCATTATAGCTTCCAGTGATTTTACACATTACGAAACCGCAGAGCGTGCAAAGGAGACGGATTCCGAGATTATAGATGCTATCCTGAATCTCGATGTCCCGGGCATGTATGACAGCCTCTATCGAAGAAACGCCTCAGTATGCGGATACGGGCCTATTGCAGCAATGCTTTCAGCTTCTCAAAAACTCGGAGGTTCCAGGGCAACACTGCTTAAATATGCTAACAGTGGGGACGTTTCCGGAGATATGGGTGCAGTTGTCGGATACGCTGCGATTATTGTGGAGTAA